A stretch of the Clostridium botulinum genome encodes the following:
- a CDS encoding putative polysaccharide biosynthesis protein: MKKQSTTKGFAILSAAGIIVKLLSLLYIPFLKKIITLNGYGIYGASYKIYVWIYVLANSGIPVAISKLVSEYMALEHYKDAIKSFKIARFMMLIVGSIMSLFMFVFAAPLANAIGYPNAKLSIMALAPTIFFTSIVSVYRGYFQGRGNMSPTAISQILEQIINTIFTLVFAAGFMKYGVDAGCAGGTLGTSLGALIAALYLIVVYEKNKVIKVPRGHKYEDKSRHTNKQLFKRIISYGLPLVVCVGLQYSGDIIDLGIVKRRLLHSGLTDVLSNEKWALFNMYRTLLSVPITMVSALAATVLPAISSAYSIKDKNGVKNKVNYAFRFCFLVAVPSAIGLAVLNDGVFQLLFKESQGGVFLLYGSVVLILNAIVLIQTSILQSIGKLYASTLFMVAGVIGKIITNYILVGIPAINILGAIFGNMIFFLIPLILNYMLINEVLKIRVNLYVHFIKPFLASVIMGGVVFGTYISFKVLLLRLQILGYMNDAISTIVAVVIGMFVYVYGLVLVGGITKDDMNELPTKITKLMPKSLLTKIK; the protein is encoded by the coding sequence ATGAAGAAACAATCAACCACTAAAGGGTTTGCCATATTATCAGCAGCGGGGATAATTGTAAAACTATTATCCCTTTTATATATCCCTTTTTTAAAGAAAATAATAACTTTAAATGGATATGGAATATATGGTGCATCTTATAAGATATATGTATGGATATATGTTCTTGCAAATTCAGGAATTCCTGTTGCTATATCTAAATTAGTATCTGAATATATGGCTTTAGAACATTATAAAGATGCGATAAAAAGCTTTAAAATAGCACGATTTATGATGCTTATTGTAGGAAGTATAATGAGTTTGTTTATGTTTGTATTTGCAGCACCATTAGCAAATGCTATAGGTTATCCCAATGCAAAGTTGTCTATAATGGCTCTTGCACCTACTATATTTTTTACATCAATTGTATCAGTTTATAGAGGGTATTTCCAGGGAAGAGGGAATATGTCTCCTACGGCTATATCCCAAATTTTAGAGCAAATAATAAATACTATATTTACGTTAGTGTTTGCAGCAGGATTTATGAAATATGGAGTAGATGCTGGATGTGCAGGAGGTACGCTTGGAACTTCTCTTGGAGCACTTATTGCAGCACTATATCTTATAGTGGTATATGAAAAGAATAAAGTCATTAAAGTTCCAAGAGGACATAAATATGAAGATAAAAGTAGACATACAAATAAACAATTATTTAAAAGAATAATTTCTTATGGACTTCCATTAGTTGTATGTGTAGGACTTCAGTATTCAGGGGATATAATTGACCTTGGAATAGTTAAAAGAAGACTGCTTCATTCTGGATTAACAGATGTATTAAGTAATGAAAAATGGGCGTTATTTAATATGTATAGAACACTTTTAAGTGTTCCAATAACTATGGTGTCTGCTCTTGCAGCAACTGTTCTTCCAGCAATATCTAGTGCATATTCAATAAAGGATAAGAATGGCGTAAAAAATAAAGTGAATTATGCTTTTAGATTTTGTTTCCTAGTTGCAGTGCCATCTGCTATAGGACTTGCAGTATTAAATGATGGAGTATTTCAATTATTATTTAAAGAATCTCAAGGAGGAGTATTCCTACTTTATGGTTCAGTTGTGTTAATATTAAATGCAATTGTTTTGATACAAACATCAATATTACAAAGTATTGGAAAATTGTATGCATCTACTTTATTTATGGTAGCAGGTGTAATCGGAAAAATAATTACTAACTATATATTAGTAGGCATTCCTGCGATAAACATACTTGGAGCTATATTTGGAAACATGATATTTTTCTTAATACCTTTAATTCTTAATTATATGCTTATAAATGAAGTGCTTAAAATTAGAGTCAATTTATATGTTCATTTTATAAAACCATTTTTGGCATCTGTAATAATGGGAGGAGTGGTTTTCGGAACCTACATTTCTTTTAAAGTATTATTACTTAGATTACAAATTTTAGGATATATGAATGATGCTATATCTACAATTGTAGCGGTAGTGATTGGTATGTTTGTATATGTATATGGGCTTGTATTAGTAGGAGGAATAACCAAGGACGATATGAATGAGCTTCCTACTAAGATAACAAAATTAATGCCAAAATCTCTTTTAACGAAAATTAAATAA